The genomic region GTCGGCGCCGAGCACCGCAAGCGGCTGGTCGACAGCCTGTTCGCGCCGCTCCTCGCCGGAGCGGGCGCCGACGATCCCTCGGCCGTGCGCGCGATGCTCGAACGCCGCACGCGCACGATCGCGATCCAGAGCGGCGAGCCCGGTCCGTTCGCGCAGATCACCGGCGCGGTCGACCAGGCGCTTCATGACATGGCGGCGCGACGCGCCGGCGTCCCGCTGTGGAAGCATCTGGGCGGCGCCTCGCCGCAGGTGCGCGTCTACGCGAGCGGCATCGGCCCCGAGCGCGTCGTCGACCTCGCGCTTGCGCGGCGACGCGACGGCCATCGCGCGTTCAAGCTGAAGGTGGGTTTCGGCCCGGAGCGCGACCGCGCGAACTTCGCGGCGCTGCGCGAGGCGCTCGGCGACGACGCGACGATCATGCTCGACGCGAACCAGGCGTGGTCGCCGGACGACGCGCCCGCGCGCATCGCCGAACTCGCCGCGTTCCGCGCGCACTGGATCGAGGAGCCGATCCTCGCGGAAGAACCGATCGACGCCTGGCGCACCCTCGCGCGCGCGAGCCCGGTCCCGCTCGCGGCCGGCGAGAACCTGCGCGGCGCCGAAGCGTTCCGTGCCGCGATCGACGCGGGCTTCCTCGCGTTCGTGCAGCCCGACGTCGGCAAGTGGGGCGGCATCTCCGGCGGCCTCGAGGTCGCCCGGCACGCGGCCTCGCGCGGCGTCGCGCTGTGCCCGCACTGGCTCGCCGGCGGCATCGGGCTCGCCGCGTCGATGCACCTCACCGCCGCGGCCGGGTCCGCCGGCAGCGTGGTCGAAGTCGACGCGAATCCCAATCCGCTGCGCGAGCGGGTGTTCCCGCTGCAGATTCGCGACGGCATCGCGACGCTCTCGAACGCGCCCGGGCTCGGAATCGAGCCCGACCTCGCGGCGCTCGAGCCCTTCGCCGTCGCGTGACGCGAGCCGGCGCGGGCACGAGGCGCGCCGGACGCGCGACCGGTCAGGCAGTTAGACTTCCGCTTCCCGGCCGCCCGCGCGGCCACGACGCGAGCGGAGGCGTGCCTTGCACTACATGCTGCTGATCCTCGAGCCGCACGGCCAGCGCGCGGAGCGCACCGAAGCGGAGGGCCGCGCCGCCTACGACGCGATGCTGCGCCACGCGGATGCGCTGAAGGCGCGCGGCGTGCTGCGCGCGGCGCAGTCGCTTCGCACCGACACTGAAGGCGTCCGAGTCAACGTGCGCGGTGGCCGGCGCACACTGGTCGACGGCCCGTTCTCCGAATCGAAGGAGATGATCGGCGGCTATTTCCTCGTCGAGTGCGCGTCGCGCGACGAAGCCGTCGAGATCGCCGCCGGCATCCCGGCGGCCGCGTGGGCGACCGTCGAGGTGCGCGAGTTCGGACCGTGCTTCCTGTGACAGGGGCCCGGGTCCGATCCTCCTGCGCGGTCGGCGGGCCGTGACGACCGTTCGCCGGTCCGAGGGGCCGCTGACCGACGGCGAGATCAGCGAGCTCGAGGACCTGCTCGCCGCGCTGCGCGGCGACCGGGACACCTTCGACGTGTCGATGCTCGACGGCTTCCTCGTCGGCGTGCTGCTGCAGCCGGAAGCGGTGATGCCGTCGGCGTGGCTGCCGGTCGTGTTCGACGCGCGCGAGGGCGAGCCGATGATCTCCGGCGATCCCGACCGCGCGCAGCGCGTGGTCGACCTCGTCATGCGCCACCACGACAACCTCGCGGCGCACATCGCCTCGCGCGAGCCGTTCGACCTGATCGTCTTCGAAGCCGCCGACGCCGAGGGCGATGCCGCCGAGCCGGCCGACCCGTTCCTGCCGCTGTGGCCGTGGGCGGCCGGGTTCGCCGACGCGCTCGCCGCGTTCCCGGCGCTCCTCGACCAGTACGGGGACGACGAGGACGTCGACGCCGCGCTGGTCAACGTCACGCGCCACCTTCGCACCCTTCCGGACGACACGAGCGAAGCGGCGTTGCAGCAGACGCGCGAGCGCGAGGAGATCGACCGCGAAGTGCCGCTCGACGACCTCGACGACGCGATCGAGCAGCTCGTGCTCGGCGTCCTGGACATCGCCGACATGACGCGCCCGAATCGCCCGATCGAGCGCGCGCAACCGAAGATCGGCCGCAACGAACCCTGTCCCTGCGGCAGCGGACGCAAGTACAAGCAGTGTCATGGGCGCGGGGGTTCCTGACGCCGCCGATGGGGTCAGACTCGATTGATCCAGATCGCCTTCGGGCTCGGCCGTATCGATCGGATCAATCGAGTCTGACCCCATCGATCGACGACTACCCAGCCGAAGCGCGACGAGGGTGATCGAGAAAGCGACGCGCCCTTGCGATCCAGCGATCGTTCCTGAGCTGGCACTCCCATACGATCATCGAGCGCCAGCCCATGCCTCTCAGTTCCCGCGATTTTCTGCGATCCCTGGCGCGATTCGCGACGGACTTCGCGTTCCAGTAGGCGACATTCGTGGACGGGCGTTGCCTGCCGTGCTTGCAGGAATGCGTGTGCCAGAAGCATCCGTGCACGAATATCGCCGCCTTGCGCCGGGGAAACGCGAGGTCTGGCCGCCCCGGAAGGTTCCCCGGATGGAGCGTGTAACGGTATCCCAAGGCGTGAAGCGCCCGACGGACGGCCGTTTCCGGCGCCGTATCCTTCTGGCGTATCCTCCGCATCAGCGCGCTGCGCTTCTGTCGTTCCGACTCGTGCTTCGACGTCGACATTGGAAAGCCGGGAGATGAACCGCGGTCTGGGTATTCTCGTTAGATCGATGTCCGTACCCACGTCCGGGTTCGCCTACGGGAACGTCTGGCAGTATCACCCGCGCTCGGACAGGCACTCCAAGATCCTCTGCTGGGCCATCCTGTTCGACCTGCTTCGACGGGACAGTCCTATCGCCAGGCACATACGCGCAGGCAAGGCATCGTTCGGGATCAATCATACGATGCGAGATTTCCAGCACGATCGGAAGAAGGATCTCGATTTCGTGGTCTGCCGGCGAGGCCCGGACCGCACCTACCTGACGAGTCGGCGCAATCCGATCACCGGGTTCAGCGACATGGTCGGAGCATACGACATCCATCTGGATGACGACGATCGGTCCGACCTTCGCGCGCTGCCGCGGATTCCGTTGACGGGCGTGCAATCCGCGCTCGTGGCTATGGAGGCCAAGGCCGCCATGACGGAGTTCGCCAAAGCGCGCCCGCGCCTGTACGACGAACTCAATTCATCGCACCTGACGATCCACGGCGACACCGATAGCGCCGTCGCGGCGGCGTTCGTCCTGGTCAACGCATCGACGACGTTCATATCTCCTCTGCGGGCGCCGTTCCACATCGACGCCGCGCGCCCCGCTCCCGTCACGAAGCACAAGCAGCCGCAGGCCGCTGTCAGTGTGATCGAGAAGATCGAGCAGCTACCGCGCCGCGCCCAGCCCGGAGTGCCGGGTTTCGACGCTGTCGGCCTTGCGACGATCGCATGCGCCAACGACGGGACGCCGGTACGGCTGATCTCGGGTGCGCCGTCGCCCCAGATCGGCGACGCCTTCCACTACGATTCGTTCATCGAACGAATCGAGACGATCTACGCTGCCAGATTCTCCGGCATCTGATCGAGCATGCGATCGCGGTGCGTTCGCACCGCGTCGAGGAATCCGGGCTCGAATCGCAAGCGCGTGCGCGAATCCGTCGCGCGGGCGTAGAAGCCTGCGGTCGCCTTCGCGCTGAGCGGCTTCGCGGGCCTCTCCAGAAACGTCGCCAGGCGAGGGCCACGAGTCCCGACCGGGTCGGAACTGATCTGCACCGACCATCGACCGATGCCCGGCCCGCCGAGGGCGGCGCGAGGCAGCTTTCCGGCCGCAGGGAAGTCACTCACGTCGACCGCCTCGAATTCGCCCGGCCCGCTCAGGCGGTGACCGATCCACTCGGCGACCGGCACGCTGACCGCGCTGCCGATCAGGCTCCACCGCGCGGAAGCGCGCTCGACCGCCTCCGCCGGCGCGGTCCACCCACGCTCGAAGCCCTGCATCGCCTCGGCGTCGCGAATGCTGGGCGTGACGACGCTGAGGTCCGGCAGGAGAACCGCCGGTGGCGACGCGATTCCGATCGTGCTTCCGTTTTTCAGCGTCGGCACCGCGTCCACTGCCCAGCCGAGGCCGCCGCGCCCTTCCGTCCAGTAAAACCCGTGGGCGAGCGACCCGATGGCCGAAGAAGGGCGGTCTAGCGGCGCGTCGTCGACAAGCAGCACGTCCTCCGGCCGCAGATCCAACGACGCAACGAGGAACACCCGCTCGCGACGCTGCGGCAGGCCGAACGAGAACGAATCGACTACGCGATATGCCCAGCTGTAGCCCAAGTCCTCCAGGTTGTCGACGATGGCGCGCATGGCTGCGCCGCCGTGCAACTGCAGCATGAAGGGTACGTTCTCGATGAGCAACGTCGGGCGGATCCTCCTGTTGCGGAGAACTTCGAACACCGTGCGGATGAGTCCGGACTGTTCACCGCCGAGGCCGCTGGTTCTGCCAGCCTGACTCAAATCCTGGCAAGGAAAGCCGGCACAAATCAGATCGACGCCGCGCGGGATCGGGCCGAGCGCCCGAACGTCCGCATCGATTCGAATTCCCGGGAAAGACCGCTCGAGTACCGCCTGCGCACCCGGCCGGATCTCGCACAGGAGGCTCGTCCGATGGCCGGCCCGGTGCAGGCCGAGCTCGAACCCTCCTATGCCGGCGAATAATCCTGCCACTTCCATGTTCAACGCTTTCTGAATGCTCTATCGGATACGAGGGCGCATGGACTCACGCGGATTGCCCTCGATTTCAGCTGCCGAAAGAATACCTCGTTTGAGGGACGGCACCAGCTACTACTGCCACCCCCGGGCCGGTCGCGGCCATCGTCGATTCGATCGATTGGATAGTTCTAGTATATACTTTGTATATCCTATGCTGAGCGATGCCCAA from Burkholderiales bacterium harbors:
- a CDS encoding mandelate racemase/muconate lactonizing enzyme family protein produces the protein MPTIVRTTCRVYRAPIADAVATSFGAMADRPAVFLRLDASDGAHGWGEVFSNFPQVGAEHRKRLVDSLFAPLLAGAGADDPSAVRAMLERRTRTIAIQSGEPGPFAQITGAVDQALHDMAARRAGVPLWKHLGGASPQVRVYASGIGPERVVDLALARRRDGHRAFKLKVGFGPERDRANFAALREALGDDATIMLDANQAWSPDDAPARIAELAAFRAHWIEEPILAEEPIDAWRTLARASPVPLAAGENLRGAEAFRAAIDAGFLAFVQPDVGKWGGISGGLEVARHAASRGVALCPHWLAGGIGLAASMHLTAAAGSAGSVVEVDANPNPLRERVFPLQIRDGIATLSNAPGLGIEPDLAALEPFAVA
- the vsr gene encoding DNA mismatch endonuclease Vsr encodes the protein MSTSKHESERQKRSALMRRIRQKDTAPETAVRRALHALGYRYTLHPGNLPGRPDLAFPRRKAAIFVHGCFWHTHSCKHGRQRPSTNVAYWNAKSVANRARDRRKSRELRGMGWRSMIVWECQLRNDRWIARARRFLDHPRRASAG
- a CDS encoding dehydrogenase; translation: MHYMLLILEPHGQRAERTEAEGRAAYDAMLRHADALKARGVLRAAQSLRTDTEGVRVNVRGGRRTLVDGPFSESKEMIGGYFLVECASRDEAVEIAAGIPAAAWATVEVREFGPCFL
- a CDS encoding DNA cytosine methyltransferase translates to MEVAGLFAGIGGFELGLHRAGHRTSLLCEIRPGAQAVLERSFPGIRIDADVRALGPIPRGVDLICAGFPCQDLSQAGRTSGLGGEQSGLIRTVFEVLRNRRIRPTLLIENVPFMLQLHGGAAMRAIVDNLEDLGYSWAYRVVDSFSFGLPQRRERVFLVASLDLRPEDVLLVDDAPLDRPSSAIGSLAHGFYWTEGRGGLGWAVDAVPTLKNGSTIGIASPPAVLLPDLSVVTPSIRDAEAMQGFERGWTAPAEAVERASARWSLIGSAVSVPVAEWIGHRLSGPGEFEAVDVSDFPAAGKLPRAALGGPGIGRWSVQISSDPVGTRGPRLATFLERPAKPLSAKATAGFYARATDSRTRLRFEPGFLDAVRTHRDRMLDQMPENLAA
- a CDS encoding UPF0149 family protein, with product MTTVRRSEGPLTDGEISELEDLLAALRGDRDTFDVSMLDGFLVGVLLQPEAVMPSAWLPVVFDAREGEPMISGDPDRAQRVVDLVMRHHDNLAAHIASREPFDLIVFEAADAEGDAAEPADPFLPLWPWAAGFADALAAFPALLDQYGDDEDVDAALVNVTRHLRTLPDDTSEAALQQTREREEIDREVPLDDLDDAIEQLVLGVLDIADMTRPNRPIERAQPKIGRNEPCPCGSGRKYKQCHGRGGS